From Pigmentibacter ruber, a single genomic window includes:
- a CDS encoding MFS transporter: MEKLEITYEKSENNKQKLTKHEIKIFMVSALGSALEFYDFVVYVYFANIISALFFPSSSPVTGLILTYSIFASGYFARLLGGILFSHIGDRQGRKKPFILAVFLMALPTFLIGLLPTYQSVGVFAPILLVMCRFLQGLAIGGEIPGSLTYIYENVQKSFRGLACGSLFFGVTFGTFLGSTVGFILTKYLNQQDLNNWGWRVPFLAGGILGLFGVYLRNFLNETPVFNKIKNNIIRVPIKEVLNNYKFLVFKSALELGVVAVSVSLFMLYLPNYLKTYFGFESGEILKINSLFVLIYSLTNILFGWFCDKYGPEKVFRFSCIIFALFVYPIFSHFSQNNYYPIFACYILMIIGTAASTASAMYLLIKSFPPLIRFSGASLSYNIAFAFLGGFTPLLATALIEKTNSLSSPAFLLVTISVIALFNSFLAQVNFGKKKSKIL, encoded by the coding sequence ATGGAAAAATTAGAAATTACATATGAAAAGAGTGAGAACAATAAACAGAAATTAACTAAACATGAAATTAAAATTTTTATGGTATCAGCTCTTGGTAGCGCTTTAGAATTTTATGATTTTGTAGTATATGTATATTTTGCCAACATTATTTCAGCTCTATTTTTTCCAAGTTCTTCACCAGTTACTGGTTTGATCTTAACTTACTCTATTTTTGCAAGTGGTTATTTTGCAAGACTCTTAGGGGGAATCCTTTTTAGTCATATTGGGGATAGGCAGGGAAGAAAAAAACCCTTTATTCTGGCTGTATTTTTAATGGCCTTACCTACTTTTTTAATTGGCCTGCTTCCCACGTATCAATCTGTAGGTGTATTTGCACCTATTTTATTAGTTATGTGTCGTTTTCTCCAAGGATTAGCTATTGGTGGAGAAATCCCAGGTTCACTGACATATATTTATGAAAATGTGCAAAAATCTTTTCGTGGATTAGCTTGTGGCAGTTTATTTTTTGGTGTTACTTTTGGAACCTTTTTAGGTTCTACTGTAGGTTTTATATTAACAAAATATTTAAATCAACAAGATTTGAATAACTGGGGTTGGAGAGTTCCATTTTTAGCGGGAGGTATTTTAGGTTTATTTGGAGTTTATTTAAGGAATTTTTTAAATGAAACACCAGTTTTTAATAAAATAAAAAATAATATAATTAGAGTTCCTATTAAAGAAGTATTAAATAATTATAAATTCTTAGTTTTCAAATCTGCACTTGAGCTTGGTGTTGTAGCAGTATCAGTCTCTTTATTTATGCTTTATTTACCTAATTATCTAAAAACATATTTTGGTTTTGAATCGGGCGAAATATTAAAGATTAATTCTTTATTTGTTTTGATTTATTCACTTACAAATATTTTATTTGGATGGTTCTGTGATAAATATGGGCCAGAAAAAGTATTTAGGTTTTCGTGTATTATTTTTGCACTTTTTGTATATCCTATATTTTCACATTTCTCACAAAATAATTACTACCCAATTTTTGCTTGTTATATTTTAATGATTATTGGAACTGCAGCTTCAACCGCTTCAGCTATGTATTTACTTATTAAGTCTTTTCCACCACTCATAAGATTTTCTGGAGCTTCTTTAAGCTACAATATTGCCTTTGCGTTTTTAGGTGGATTTACACCCTTATTAGCAACAGCACTAATTGAAAAAACAAATAGTCTTTCTTCTCCAGCTTTCTTATTAGTAACAATAAGTGTAATTGCTTTATTTAATTCTTTCTTAGCACAGGTAAATTTTGGAAAAAAGAAAAGCAAAATCCTTTAA
- a CDS encoding tRNA (cytidine(34)-2'-O)-methyltransferase produces the protein MTSRNETEYTGKLMYQLGETLLDKDDIIIQSKPKLSFDKQGYLYPEVKEELLKFHPEVVLYCPQIPPNTGTIARMCAAFSCTLHLIEPMGFHITEKALRRAGLDYWEHVSVYLHKNWESFLLTRKNRRIIFVETGGTQSPYEFQFQPGDLLVFGAETFGIPKDIMQKEISKGTAEIITIPMFNTGVRSLNLSNTVSIIMYVAIAKIQS, from the coding sequence ATGACATCCCGCAATGAAACAGAGTACACAGGTAAACTTATGTATCAACTAGGTGAAACTTTATTAGATAAAGATGATATCATAATTCAATCTAAACCTAAGCTTTCCTTCGATAAACAAGGTTATTTATATCCAGAAGTGAAAGAAGAGTTATTAAAATTTCACCCTGAAGTTGTTCTTTATTGCCCACAAATTCCTCCTAATACTGGAACGATTGCCCGCATGTGTGCAGCTTTTAGTTGTACTTTACATCTTATTGAACCCATGGGTTTTCATATCACTGAAAAAGCTTTAAGACGTGCCGGTCTTGATTACTGGGAGCATGTTTCTGTTTATTTGCATAAAAACTGGGAATCTTTTTTATTGACGAGAAAAAACAGAAGAATCATTTTTGTTGAAACGGGAGGAACTCAATCCCCCTATGAGTTTCAATTTCAACCAGGTGACCTACTTGTTTTTGGGGCTGAAACTTTTGGAATCCCTAAAGACATCATGCAAAAAGAAATTTCTAAAGGAACAGCTGAGATAATAACAATACCAATGTTTAATACCGGTGTAAGAAGTTTAAATCTTTCCAATACTGTTTCCATAATTATGTATGTAGCCATCGCAAAAATCCAAAGTTGA
- a CDS encoding DEAD/DEAH box helicase, translating to MKKKSSHENRYGGKAVKDRNSRNPKYHSQPKGGKENSSDPKKEKFRHKWKNEKKGNFFPGKEKERFPNIDFDDYLVSKFGAEFLQKLAHSTQVKINNLLAGKATAEDLGILSTTQHGESRESNKNITSKEKNFSKLQPTKSYLKTKKENFALESTEKTGPQIKEEIQKPTRGFALAKYKKELELKEEISTSKSNSINKLEETKLTTPAGMTLDEWQFQALQALLAGKNVIVDAPTSAGKTRVIEALLEYRLPEGIKLIYTSPVKSLSNDKYREFSEKYGREKVGINTGDFKENLTAPIMLATLETYRNSLLGIEPNMNRRVVVYDEYHFLQDESRGSAWEESLILTPKDSQLVLLSASVPNSEDFAAWIQFLTGKESVVIKVTKRPVPLVHLVYTKFGWIFGEELPLSKEDEFTILKLNKMKRRDNKRFRGREVYQTLCAPIAHALEQKMGPIVVYAGRRGDVEGIALSLSKQFKKESFGDDIDKLRERIKTLSGFEYVPAELQKLVTKYGIAYHHSGMIPPGRVAIETLLKEGLLRVCSGTMGISLGVNFAVRSAFISDESRPSEGGETIYSNTEIMQMLGRAGRRGHDSQGFSLWLNVGRYIAQKPKEREKCKSSLKFDPTTVIGILGQHQSIAYLSMFYQKSFFMRTKDSAQVFVADHDLISATLYQKYELEKIECEDIPNTYKMFQSGKKRSTIACNRCVAKKVCHNLMQSANQSMLNKIIQHLQDVNALDGSVPTLMGNLARHFPQAGGLIIANWLAQGLINKDTFSDYLQAMSAFGAAHFKEIPTTFADTKFLNDLEIPKLINKYYPNYLFPELYDEIKPKKWEENTSPEITFREFNLGAASIVKQWLNPRTKWEDLVEEHSSKYFSAGDCMNVLFRFYTFLQSCTRLIDFDPALAAEAKRLQKILLREPLDARNRMLVEETDEIGISSSEEEAVLTI from the coding sequence TTGAAGAAGAAATCAAGTCATGAAAATAGATACGGTGGAAAAGCGGTAAAGGATAGAAACTCTAGAAATCCAAAATATCATAGCCAACCTAAAGGTGGAAAAGAAAACTCCTCGGACCCAAAAAAAGAAAAATTTCGGCATAAATGGAAAAATGAAAAGAAAGGGAATTTTTTTCCTGGGAAAGAAAAAGAACGTTTTCCAAATATTGATTTTGATGATTACCTAGTCAGCAAATTTGGGGCAGAGTTCTTACAAAAATTAGCTCATTCAACTCAGGTTAAAATTAATAATTTGCTGGCTGGTAAAGCAACAGCAGAAGATTTAGGTATTCTTTCTACAACTCAACATGGAGAAAGTAGAGAGAGTAATAAAAATATAACTTCAAAAGAAAAAAATTTTTCTAAATTACAGCCGACAAAATCTTATTTAAAAACTAAAAAAGAAAATTTCGCATTAGAAAGCACAGAAAAAACAGGGCCTCAAATAAAAGAAGAAATTCAAAAACCTACTAGAGGTTTTGCATTAGCTAAATATAAAAAAGAATTAGAACTTAAAGAAGAAATATCAACATCTAAAAGTAACAGTATTAATAAGTTGGAAGAAACAAAATTAACAACACCAGCAGGGATGACTTTAGATGAATGGCAATTTCAAGCTCTGCAAGCATTACTAGCAGGAAAAAATGTAATTGTGGATGCTCCTACATCTGCAGGTAAAACAAGGGTTATAGAGGCTTTGCTAGAATATCGCTTACCTGAAGGAATAAAATTAATTTATACAAGTCCTGTTAAAAGTTTAAGTAACGATAAATATAGAGAATTTTCTGAAAAATATGGACGAGAAAAAGTTGGAATTAACACTGGTGATTTTAAGGAAAATCTGACAGCACCAATTATGCTAGCAACACTTGAAACCTATCGAAATAGCTTACTAGGTATTGAACCTAATATGAATAGAAGAGTCGTTGTTTATGATGAGTACCATTTTTTACAAGACGAAAGTAGGGGTAGTGCTTGGGAAGAATCTTTAATATTAACTCCGAAAGATAGTCAGTTGGTTTTGTTGTCCGCAAGCGTCCCAAATAGTGAAGATTTTGCTGCTTGGATTCAATTTTTAACAGGAAAAGAATCCGTGGTAATTAAAGTTACAAAAAGACCTGTTCCTTTAGTTCATTTAGTTTATACCAAATTTGGTTGGATTTTTGGTGAAGAGTTACCTTTATCAAAAGAAGATGAGTTTACCATTTTGAAGTTAAATAAAATGAAAAGGCGAGACAATAAGCGTTTTCGGGGCAGGGAAGTTTATCAAACGTTATGTGCTCCCATAGCGCATGCTTTGGAACAAAAAATGGGTCCTATTGTTGTTTACGCAGGCAGAAGAGGTGATGTTGAAGGAATAGCCTTAAGTTTATCAAAACAATTTAAAAAAGAGTCTTTCGGAGATGATATTGATAAACTGAGAGAAAGAATTAAAACCCTTTCTGGCTTTGAATATGTTCCTGCTGAATTGCAAAAACTAGTTACAAAGTATGGAATAGCATATCACCATAGTGGAATGATTCCTCCAGGTCGGGTTGCAATAGAAACTTTGTTGAAGGAAGGTTTATTACGCGTTTGTTCAGGTACAATGGGAATAAGTTTAGGTGTTAATTTTGCAGTTAGAAGTGCATTTATTTCAGATGAATCTCGTCCTAGTGAAGGCGGAGAAACAATTTATTCAAATACAGAAATAATGCAAATGCTTGGAAGAGCTGGAAGGCGTGGGCATGATTCACAAGGCTTTTCATTATGGTTAAATGTTGGAAGATATATTGCCCAAAAACCTAAAGAGCGAGAAAAATGTAAAAGTTCATTAAAATTCGATCCTACTACAGTGATTGGAATATTAGGTCAACATCAAAGTATTGCTTATTTATCAATGTTTTATCAAAAATCATTTTTTATGCGTACAAAAGATTCAGCACAAGTTTTTGTTGCTGACCACGATTTAATCTCAGCAACTCTGTATCAGAAATATGAACTGGAAAAAATTGAATGCGAAGATATTCCTAACACATATAAAATGTTTCAATCTGGAAAAAAACGCTCTACTATAGCATGTAATAGATGTGTAGCTAAAAAAGTATGTCATAATTTAATGCAGTCTGCCAATCAAAGTATGTTGAATAAAATTATTCAACATTTGCAAGATGTAAATGCCTTAGATGGATCTGTACCAACTTTAATGGGTAATTTAGCACGACATTTTCCTCAAGCTGGAGGACTCATTATTGCAAATTGGTTGGCGCAAGGATTAATTAATAAAGACACTTTTAGTGATTATTTGCAAGCAATGTCAGCCTTTGGAGCTGCACATTTTAAAGAAATTCCAACAACTTTTGCTGATACAAAATTTTTGAATGATTTAGAAATTCCTAAGTTGATTAATAAATACTATCCTAATTACTTATTTCCAGAATTATATGACGAAATTAAACCAAAAAAATGGGAAGAAAATACAAGCCCTGAAATTACATTCAGAGAATTTAATTTAGGTGCAGCATCAATCGTAAAGCAATGGTTAAATCCAAGAACAAAATGGGAAGACTTGGTTGAAGAACATTCATCAAAATATTTTTCTGCAGGAGATTGTATGAATGTTTTATTCAGATTTTATACATTCTTACAAAGTTGTACTCGGTTAATAGATTTTGATCCTGCATTAGCAGCAGAAGCAAAACGGTTACAAAAAATTCTGTTACGAGAACCTTTAGATGCTAGGAATAGAATGCTAGTGGAAGAAACAGATGAAATTGGAATTTCTTCTTCTGAAGAGGAAGCTGTTCTTACTATTTAA
- a CDS encoding sensor histidine kinase, which yields MGLKQLLQRLKCFFFDYSFPDEERTKLFWLIHLRWIVIFLLLILLYFVIKLEWIQSQFILLYLLTLLNLSILNVGAFCLAHKLKIISINFIFFQLISDLFSITFLLVITGGIWNPLAQIIYLNVILGAILLHKLQAIIFFTCSILSILFLHYLNFTPPAFSLFPNKNPLFLSGQLGICILIFILTHWISRLLSKQKKYSEILLSENNRLDKLRAIGALSAGFSHEFATPLNTIKLRTERIERKYSNLIYDDVFSIKKAIEQCENAIKQIHSKSLSDEKTLFEKKNIYELISKIIFSWKNKDYNIIFIADKEVKFFECKIPILAFTKAFIDILENAIQANNSNLLEIKITLQKKGQYLDLSVSDKGPGWPKIIKQYAGKPFLTTKEDGVGLGLYNAFSLASAVNGKFILLDNIKGGACAQFLIPIWKE from the coding sequence ATGGGATTAAAACAATTATTACAAAGACTTAAGTGTTTCTTCTTTGACTATAGTTTTCCGGACGAAGAAAGAACAAAATTATTCTGGCTTATTCATTTACGCTGGATAGTCATTTTCTTGCTATTAATTCTTCTCTACTTTGTCATTAAACTGGAATGGATTCAATCTCAATTTATTCTTCTCTATTTATTAACTCTTCTAAATTTAAGTATTTTAAATGTTGGAGCATTTTGTTTAGCACATAAATTAAAAATTATTTCTATTAATTTTATTTTTTTTCAACTAATATCTGATTTATTTTCAATTACTTTTTTACTTGTAATCACAGGTGGAATTTGGAATCCATTAGCACAAATTATTTATTTAAATGTTATTTTAGGAGCAATTTTACTCCATAAATTACAAGCAATAATTTTTTTCACATGCTCAATTCTTAGTATACTTTTTTTGCATTATTTAAATTTCACCCCTCCAGCATTTAGTTTATTTCCTAATAAAAATCCTTTATTTTTATCTGGACAATTAGGAATTTGCATTCTGATATTTATATTAACACACTGGATATCAAGATTGCTAAGTAAACAAAAAAAATATTCAGAAATTCTATTAAGTGAAAATAACCGGCTTGATAAATTACGCGCAATAGGTGCACTTTCAGCTGGATTTTCGCATGAATTTGCGACCCCTTTAAATACTATAAAGCTAAGAACAGAACGTATTGAAAGAAAATACAGTAATTTAATTTATGATGATGTTTTTTCAATAAAAAAAGCAATTGAACAGTGCGAAAATGCTATCAAGCAAATTCATAGTAAATCACTTTCAGATGAAAAAACATTATTTGAGAAAAAAAATATATATGAATTAATAAGCAAAATAATCTTTAGTTGGAAAAATAAAGATTACAATATAATTTTTATTGCAGACAAAGAAGTAAAATTTTTTGAATGTAAAATTCCTATTTTAGCATTTACAAAAGCATTTATAGATATATTAGAAAATGCTATTCAGGCTAATAACTCAAACTTGTTAGAAATAAAAATAACTTTACAGAAAAAAGGACAGTATCTTGATCTCTCCGTATCCGATAAAGGACCAGGTTGGCCTAAAATAATTAAACAATATGCAGGTAAACCATTCTTGACAACAAAAGAAGATGGTGTTGGATTAGGTTTATATAATGCTTTTTCTTTGGCTTCAGCTGTAAATGGAAAATTTATTTTACTAGACAATATAAAGGGCGGAGCATGTGCCCAATTTTTAATCCCAATATGGAAAGAATGA
- the yihA gene encoding ribosome biogenesis GTP-binding protein YihA/YsxC — protein MREIKLPNQDFILSLSEKKTPLRIEFICSGLKNSDLPPSSAPEFALVGRSNVGKSSLINFVGGQKQLARVSNTPGRTQTINLFSAEKGAFFLVDLPGYGYAESALTTQAHWEKEMQNFFEERTGLFAIFILIDIRREIQPEDENLSRWFQKLGLKVICIQTKCDKVHKSKWHQLREIHAKKLALHSSQVITTSSDKKLGLNEIFRNISGMLDALEKDLEDEENDIPQ, from the coding sequence ATGCGCGAGATTAAACTACCAAATCAAGATTTTATATTGTCTTTATCAGAAAAGAAAACCCCCCTGCGAATTGAATTTATTTGTTCGGGGCTTAAGAACTCAGATTTACCCCCATCTTCCGCGCCAGAATTTGCATTGGTTGGTAGAAGTAATGTTGGAAAAAGTTCTTTAATAAATTTTGTCGGAGGACAAAAACAACTTGCAAGAGTAAGTAATACTCCTGGGAGAACTCAAACTATTAATTTATTTTCAGCGGAAAAAGGTGCTTTTTTTCTTGTAGATCTTCCAGGTTATGGCTATGCAGAATCAGCACTAACTACTCAAGCACATTGGGAAAAAGAAATGCAAAATTTCTTTGAAGAAAGAACAGGACTATTTGCAATCTTTATTTTAATTGATATTCGTAGAGAAATTCAACCAGAGGATGAAAACTTATCCCGTTGGTTTCAAAAACTTGGTTTAAAAGTTATTTGCATACAAACAAAATGTGACAAAGTACATAAAAGCAAATGGCATCAATTAAGAGAAATTCATGCAAAAAAACTAGCGCTGCATTCAAGTCAAGTAATTACAACAAGTTCTGATAAAAAACTTGGGTTAAATGAAATTTTTAGAAATATTTCAGGTATGCTCGATGCTCTTGAAAAAGATTTAGAGGATGAAGAAAATGACATCCCGCAATGA
- the lpdA gene encoding dihydrolipoyl dehydrogenase: protein MSTNYDLIVIGSGPAGYEGAVYASQFGLKVAIIEKDQTLGGTCLNVGCIPAKSMLQSALMFDKAKKFASYGVKIAGADKAELDFPQVNKRRDEIVKKMTSGVSYLMKKNKVDVLRGFGTITGKGQVEVTADGKKTSYTCKNILIATGSRARHLSHIKVDGKNIVTSEEIWAWDKVPETMAVLGGGVIGCEFASAYGRYGTKVTVLEMADQICPTEDHETAAELTKALKKQNCEILTSTKTKSVTAKGNKVEVMIEGESSPRVYDKVLLSVGRAPNVENIGLEKVGVKLDERGFISVDLKTYQTNVPGIYAVGDVIPTPQLAHTGSAEALYAVDVIVGKKRHPINYLTNPAAIYTYPEIASVGYTENQLKKAGREYKSAKFPFSAIAKAHIDDVADGFVKILTDSKYGEVLGVHIVNPKASEMISEFALGNNLEMTIEELAHTIHPHPTVSEIIKEAAHTAMGHPINI, encoded by the coding sequence ATGTCTACGAATTATGATTTAATTGTTATTGGAAGCGGTCCAGCTGGTTATGAAGGTGCTGTCTATGCATCGCAGTTTGGCTTAAAAGTGGCAATTATAGAAAAAGATCAAACCCTTGGGGGAACTTGCTTGAATGTTGGTTGTATCCCTGCAAAATCAATGCTGCAATCAGCTCTTATGTTTGATAAAGCTAAAAAATTTGCAAGCTATGGAGTGAAAATAGCTGGTGCTGATAAAGCTGAACTTGATTTTCCACAAGTGAATAAAAGACGTGATGAAATAGTTAAGAAAATGACTAGCGGTGTTAGTTACTTAATGAAAAAAAATAAAGTAGATGTTCTGCGTGGATTTGGAACTATAACTGGAAAAGGTCAAGTAGAAGTTACAGCTGATGGTAAAAAAACTTCATATACATGTAAAAATATTCTAATCGCAACAGGTAGTAGAGCGCGCCATTTATCTCACATAAAGGTTGACGGAAAGAATATTGTAACTTCAGAAGAAATATGGGCTTGGGATAAAGTTCCTGAAACGATGGCAGTTCTTGGTGGTGGCGTAATTGGGTGTGAATTTGCCTCAGCTTATGGCCGTTATGGAACAAAAGTAACAGTACTAGAAATGGCAGATCAAATTTGTCCAACAGAAGATCATGAAACTGCTGCTGAATTAACAAAAGCATTAAAAAAACAAAATTGCGAAATTTTAACAAGCACAAAAACAAAATCAGTCACGGCTAAAGGTAACAAAGTTGAAGTCATGATTGAAGGAGAAAGTTCTCCAAGAGTTTATGACAAGGTTCTATTGAGCGTTGGGCGTGCTCCTAATGTTGAAAATATCGGCTTAGAAAAAGTTGGTGTTAAATTGGATGAACGCGGTTTCATTTCAGTAGATTTGAAAACTTATCAAACAAATGTACCTGGAATATATGCCGTTGGGGATGTTATACCAACACCTCAATTAGCTCACACAGGTTCTGCTGAAGCATTATATGCGGTTGATGTAATTGTTGGCAAAAAGCGTCATCCAATAAATTATTTAACAAATCCTGCAGCCATTTATACTTATCCAGAAATTGCTAGTGTTGGATATACAGAAAATCAATTAAAAAAAGCTGGTAGAGAATATAAATCTGCTAAGTTTCCTTTTTCTGCCATAGCCAAAGCCCACATAGATGATGTAGCTGATGGTTTTGTAAAAATTTTAACTGATTCCAAATATGGTGAAGTTTTAGGTGTTCATATTGTAAATCCAAAAGCCAGTGAAATGATCTCAGAATTTGCATTAGGTAACAATTTGGAAATGACTATTGAAGAGTTGGCACATACCATTCATCCACATCCAACTGTGTCTGAAATTATAAAAGAAGCTGCTCACACTGCAATGGGACATCCAATTAATATATAA
- a CDS encoding dihydrolipoamide acetyltransferase family protein → MATQNVLMPQMGESIQEGTLTRWHKKLGEKVQREEILFEISTDKVDTEIPSPVTGVLVQILAKEGETVSVNSVVAVIDDAAAPGAVAEAPKEEKVIKQPQQVIQVTSKDVEISNDGLQKVYASPLARKMAEEHALDLSKVQGSGEGNKIVKNDVLAALESKTVSPLVASAAAAATAPAAKASSDHLKSTGGGSEGIVDGVRVNRVPMSGMRKKIAEHMVMSKRTSPHVTSVIEIDLQKIVDVRAKFKDKFEAINGFKLTFMPFFMHAAIEAIKAVPIVNASVDGDTILYKKDINLGCAVALDWGLIVPVIKNASERSFVGLGRELNNLADKARGKKLAPEDVRGGTFSITNYGGFGTVIGQPIINQPQVAIFGIGAMQKKPVVINDAIAIRTMCYCVLSFDHRVIDGSDSGKFLSTVKNVIENWNLPVI, encoded by the coding sequence ATGGCAACTCAGAACGTGCTAATGCCTCAAATGGGAGAATCAATTCAAGAAGGAACATTAACCCGCTGGCATAAAAAGTTAGGTGAGAAAGTTCAAAGAGAAGAAATCTTATTTGAAATATCTACGGATAAAGTTGATACAGAAATTCCATCTCCTGTTACTGGTGTTCTTGTCCAAATTTTAGCTAAAGAAGGCGAAACAGTTAGTGTAAACTCTGTAGTTGCAGTCATTGATGATGCTGCTGCTCCAGGTGCCGTAGCTGAAGCTCCAAAGGAAGAAAAAGTAATAAAGCAACCACAACAGGTAATTCAAGTCACTTCTAAAGATGTTGAAATAAGCAATGATGGCTTGCAAAAAGTTTATGCAAGCCCATTAGCCAGAAAAATGGCCGAAGAACACGCGCTTGATTTATCAAAGGTACAAGGTTCCGGAGAAGGTAACAAAATTGTTAAAAACGATGTTCTTGCTGCATTAGAATCCAAAACAGTTTCTCCATTAGTTGCTTCCGCTGCAGCCGCAGCAACAGCTCCTGCTGCAAAAGCAAGCTCAGATCATCTCAAGTCAACAGGCGGTGGTTCTGAAGGAATTGTTGATGGTGTAAGAGTGAATCGTGTACCAATGTCTGGAATGCGCAAAAAAATTGCAGAACATATGGTTATGAGTAAAAGAACAAGTCCACATGTTACTTCAGTAATTGAAATTGATTTGCAAAAAATAGTCGATGTGCGTGCAAAATTTAAAGATAAATTTGAAGCTATCAATGGCTTTAAATTAACCTTTATGCCATTTTTTATGCATGCAGCTATCGAAGCAATCAAAGCTGTTCCAATTGTAAATGCTAGTGTTGATGGCGATACAATTCTCTACAAAAAAGATATTAATTTAGGCTGTGCAGTCGCACTTGATTGGGGATTGATAGTTCCTGTAATTAAAAATGCCAGTGAAAGAAGTTTTGTTGGACTAGGTAGAGAACTAAATAATTTAGCTGATAAAGCAAGAGGAAAAAAACTAGCTCCAGAAGACGTTCGTGGAGGAACTTTTTCTATTACAAACTATGGTGGATTTGGTACTGTTATAGGCCAACCGATTATAAATCAGCCTCAAGTTGCGATTTTTGGAATTGGTGCAATGCAAAAGAAACCTGTTGTTATCAATGATGCTATAGCTATCAGAACAATGTGCTATTGTGTATTGTCATTTGATCATAGAGTTATTGATGGTTCTGATAGTGGTAAATTTTTAAGTACAGTTAAAAATGTAATTGAAAATTGGAATTTACCTGTCATCTAA
- a CDS encoding response regulator transcription factor, which translates to MNNKKILILEDNEDFRSSLAIEFEEKGLTVFAIESSSKIPKIANFIDYAIVDLRLKNENGIDAIELLQEFNPNCKIVMLTGYPSLATAVKAIKKGAINYLTKPVNLKQLELALFEDEFNESVSIQQTNFVSSPLSLAKHEREYIEYILAECNGNITNAAKRLGLHRQSLQRKLRKYPPKK; encoded by the coding sequence ATGAACAATAAAAAAATTCTTATTCTTGAGGACAATGAAGATTTTCGCTCTTCTTTAGCAATAGAATTTGAAGAAAAAGGATTAACTGTTTTTGCAATAGAAAGCTCATCTAAAATTCCAAAAATAGCGAATTTTATTGATTATGCGATTGTTGATTTAAGATTAAAAAATGAAAATGGTATAGATGCAATTGAATTATTACAAGAATTCAACCCAAACTGTAAAATAGTTATGCTAACAGGTTATCCTAGTTTAGCAACTGCTGTTAAAGCTATTAAAAAAGGGGCAATAAATTATTTAACAAAACCTGTAAATTTAAAACAATTAGAACTAGCATTATTTGAAGATGAGTTTAATGAATCGGTAAGTATTCAACAAACAAATTTTGTTTCTTCCCCTTTAAGTTTAGCAAAGCATGAAAGAGAATATATTGAATATATTTTAGCGGAATGCAACGGAAATATTACAAATGCAGCAAAAAGACTTGGTTTACATAGACAAAGTTTACAAAGAAAACTGAGGAAATATCCACCGAAAAAATAA